The Psychrobacillus sp. FSL K6-4046 DNA window GACGCATCATCGGTCCTCTCTTGTTTGCATGGTTGTTTACGAAGCAGCCAGATAATATTTACGTATTATCTGGGATTCTTGCGATATTAGCAATAGGTTTAATTTTCGCATATCGTAGATCCACTAAAACGTTAAAACATGGGCTATAAAATTAGCTGTAAAGGCATCGTAAATTTTTAAATTTACGATGCCTTTATTTGAATTACTCTCAAATTTAACATTTACATATCATTAAAGTATTCCCATCAGGATCATTAAAATTAAAATAATGATTATGCTCAATTTTTGTAAGAAGATTTACTCCTTTATCCTTCATATATTGAAATGCTTCTTCAATGTTTTTAGTATTGAAATGAAATGCTGGCACTTTGAATATGCTATCCTCTGAATAAATTTTACTATCTAATACTATCCCTGCGCCTTCCATAGGTAAAACGTAAAGATGACCATACTGAATATCCCCGTCTACTTTTATCCCCAAAATATCGCAGTACCAATCTCTAGCTTGTTCTATATTTCTTACTGGAATAAATAATGTTCCTATTTGCTTTAATATAGGGCTATTCAAAGAACCCCTCCTTTTAATTGACTGTTAACTATCCACATTTAACATCCTCGAAGCGGGGGCTTATTGGGTAATCGCCATTTTTATAGCTGTTGTAATGGACCAACTCCCCTCTTGTTCCGCCAGAGCAGATTTTATTCTGGCTGTGGGGCTGGTGTAGTCTCCACTTTCCCTTTCGCAAGCTCTGGATGTGCTTTTCTAATAACCGATGGCCTTGCAAGCACTAAAACGGTAGCTACTAATAGAACTCCCGAAGTAATTAGGATAAGCTCTGCAGAAAACACATCATACAGAAACCCAAAAACAACCATACCAAGTGGCATTAGAGCCATTGACCCTGTTTCTAAAATAGAAAATACACGGCCTTTATAATCATCATCTATTGTCTTTTGCATCATGACCATTATTGGTGTATTAGTGACCATCATAGTCACTCCAAAAATAAAGAGGATTATAATATAAAATAACACGGTCCCCAAATAAGACATGTTCATTAATAGTGGAGTCGCAATTGAAGCCAATAAAAACCCTGTGCATACTATGCTCCATTTAGAAACAAAAAGAGGGTATTTTAACTCCTTCGTACTTGAGAAGTAAATAGACATTAACAGCATTCCAACAGCAAAGGCCATCTCTGTATAACCAAAATGGACTGGATCAAGCTTTAATTTTTCGATGAGGATAAACGAATATCCAACCTGAAAAGCCCCAAACAAAAAGTTCACTATTAAAGAGATGAAAATGATTATTTTTACGACAGGCTTTTTCATTAAATATTTAAAACCTTCTTTGATGCTTTGTAGCATCGACTCTTTAGGAGCCCCTTCCACCACTTCTTTTCTTGTAGCAAATAATTTAAAGTTCATTGTAGATTCTAAAACTACCGCTATCATAGACGCTGTCAAATAAATTCCTAAAAACACCGGCATAGACACTGTTCCATATAATATCCCCCCTACCGCTGGGCTTCCAATCGCCGCAAAGGAAATAGACATCTGGTTTAAAGACATCGCTTTTTGTATTCTCGCTTCATCTACTAGCCCCGTCATGGAAGAACTAAATGTTACTCCCGAAAACGTTGAGGTAATGGATAAGATGACCGTTGTTATATAAATCGCAATCAATGACAATTCTGCATTTATACTGAAGATTAATAATCCACCTATCGCCAACGAGCTGGCAATTTGAGCTCCAATAATAATTCCTTTTCTAGAGTATTTATCAGCAGCATACCCCGCAAAAGGAGCAAGTAGAGTTCTAGGTAAAATACTACATATTAGGTTTGTCGCGAAGCTTGTTGCAGAGCCAGTTAGCTGTAGAATATAAAAACTGATAGCAAATGCATAAACTTGAGCGCCAAAAATCGATATGAGCTTACTAATGGTGAATGTCCATAAATGATAAGTAGCTTTTTTCAACTTCACTATTTCTTCCATAATTTTTTCCCCTTTGTTTAGCTTTTTCTTTCTATTTGTTCTGAAAAAACTAAAAGTTTAATTTTATTAAACAAATAATATCATATCCGTTCTTCCATTTCAACAAAAAGTTTAATATAATTAAACTAACAGTAAATGAGGTGAAGCTATGCAGACGCTTGGAGAGCGAATACGTACATTGAGAAAGCAACAAAAGATGACTCTAGAGGCACTTGCAGGTTCTGAGCTAACTAAGGGAATGCTCAGTCTAATCGAAAATAATAAGGCGAAGCCTTCTATGGAAAGCCTTCAATATATCGCAAAACAGTTGAACGTAGATGTTTCGGAGTTATTAGAGGAAGTAAGTGGACAAGAACTACGCGTAGTTCTTGAGAAGGCGGAGCATCTTTTTAATACACACTACAATGATCTATCCGATGAATATGAGCAATTAATACAATTAGTAGAGCCATATTTACCTAAGATCGGTCATGGGTATGAGTCAGCCCGCTTGTTAGAAATGTACAGTCGTTGTATGTACCAAGTACATAAAAAAGACTGGGAACAATCATTGAATCAAGCAGCAGAGCTTTATGAGAAGCTAAACATTACTTCACGACGAGCTAAAATAGGAATTGTTAGAGTAATGGTCAAATTTCAGGAGCATAATTACGAGGACGCCTTGCATATTCTCCAACAGGAACGGGCGGAACTAGAAAATACTGGTATATGGATTGACCCCGTTTCTCGACTTGACTTTGACTATACCGAGACAGCCTTGTACTACGCAATCGGAAACTATGAATCTGCCTTAAAGCTAATGGACCAAGCAATTGAGTATTCAAAGGAAAACAAAACCTTTTACCACTTAGATGACCTTTATAGAATCGCTTCTGCCCATGCAATGATGCAAAAAGACGAGGAGAAAATAGAGTATTACGCAAAAAAAATAGAGGCATATGGAATCTTTGCAGATGATCCAGATGCCGAGTACTTCTCTTTGATTACTAAAATCCATTACTTAAATTCCTATAAATATCAATATGAAGAGGCTGAAAAAATATTTCAAACATATACATTAGCAAAAGATAAAATTTTTACCCCTTACTTTGTATTAGAGCGAGGGAAAACTTATTACGGTTTAAAGCAATTTGAAGCTGCCATTGAACAGCTAGAGCAAGTAGTCATTCATGATGCTCTCAGTCATCCGATTGATTTATCCATTTTTTACGAGAAAGATGCATACCTATCCCTGTGCTATAAAGCCATTGGTCAAAGAGCTAAAGCAAAAGAGGCTGCGAAAAAGGCTTATGACAATGTAAGCAAGATGCCAGACACTCCTTATAAAACTTTTATCCAAGAGACTTATAAACAGATTAATACAGATTAAATCTTTCCATACTTACATAAGTAAGGCTCATTGTAACCAATGTTACAATGAGCCTTATTTAATGTTGCGTTCATTATTACCCACTATTCACAGGCTACTTGATTCAAAAAGCGACTTACTTTTTCCTTCATGATATAGACGGTAATTGGCAAACCAATTGATGAATTTCGTCCATGCAACTTCAAAATCTGGCTGAATACAGGATATTTGTATAAGGCTTTTTTCTTTTAAATATTCACTTTTATAATGTAAATCAAAGCCTGACATTCTTGCATCCTCAGCGAGGTGTGGAAATTGGTTTTCTTGTAATGTGAATATCATAGGATATGTGTTATTTGTAAAGAGCTCTATATTATGTCGTTTAACTTCCTCTTCAATATACATCCATCGTTTATGTAAAAGCTTATATCTTTCCCCATCGTCATAGGCCATTAAGGCATTCTCTAGGCTATGGATAAGTTGGGATGGCATTGTAAAGGGTACGTGGGAGTTTGTCGTTAAGCCTATGTCTAAATAGGCAGGAATACGCTCACAGGAGACTATTTCTGAATTGGCAAAGACAAAAGAAATTCCACTCATGGTACCTATTGCCTTTCCACTGACTCCTGTAGCCAAATATAATCCTTCCATAGAGAATGGGAGAGATCCAAACGAGCTAACACAGTCAGCGCAGAGCAATACATTATAACGACGGCAAATGTCTTTCAGTTCTTCTAATTCATTTAGCATCCCTGTCGAGGTTTCCCCATGAACCATTAGTAGCCAGCTATAATTTCCAAGCGCAAGTTTTTTTTCAATGGCCTCTAAATCATACGCCTGTCCCCAATCATAGTTAACCACGTTATAATCTAATCCCCAACGTAATGCCTGTTTTTGAAGACGCTCTCCAAAAGCTCCATTCGTTAATATAAGACCCCTTTCATCCAACACCTTCAATTGAGCGATCATTGCTTCGTTCGCCAAAGTACCAGTTCCTACAAGTAAGTGAACGTATTTAGCACCACTCAACTCATTTAACCTGTGCTTAACTCGATCAAGCATAACCTCAAACTGATGAGAACGATGGGTGAGTGGATCTTCCTGAAAAGCATTTTTGATTACATTAACCTGGTGAACAGGACCTGGATAAAAAGAATACCTTTTCTGCTTAAAGCGTGCAGCAACCGAATTATCAAAGCGCTCTCTCGTTAATACCATAGGGACGAATAAGGCATCCTCTGCTCCGATTGGATTTGCAAAAGGCTCAAAACCAAGCTGATTATACAGCTTTTGCTCTCTTACCGTTCCCGAAATAACGGCCGCTCCATATCCATTTTCATATGCAAAGTCAGATAGTGCTCTAGCTAAATAATAAAAAACACGCCCATTTCGATGCTTTTTATCTACAGCTAGTAAACGGACCTCACAGAGTGCCCCTTTTAGGGCATCCTCTGGAAGATAATTTTCTACTGGTCCTAGCTTCTTGTCTAACGAGAATGGACGCTCCGCTCTAAAGGCTACCATTCCCGCAAGCTCTTGGTCTTTTAATACAATCACATAAACGTTTTCATGGTGAAAAGGATCTACTCTCATTCCACTTGGATCTTTTTCATGTTGCGGAATTTCTTCTACGAATGTTTCATAATTTAATTTTGCGATAGCTTCAAATTCTTCATTTGTTCTCGCTACTTTACACCAGTACATTTCCATTCCCCCTTTTTACTCACTAGAATGGCCACGTTCTGTTTTCTTTTCTAATAAATATATACCCCCTGCTATAAACGTAGCCGCTAATAAAAGCATCATCCATAGGTACGCGGATACAGCACTTAAGGTTTCCCCATAAATGGTAACTCTTTTTAATGCTTCCATCGCATAGTAAATAGGAGACAGCCATTTCATATTCAGTAACCCTTCTGATTGAACAATTTCAAGTGGCCAATATGCCCCACCTAACATAGCGAAAGCCACTGCCAGCAAGGAAACAACAACTCCACTTTGACTAACAGTTTTGGCTAGGGAAATGATTATTAATGATATCGCCAAAACTAATAATACATAAATACTCGATATAATAATTATTTCTGAGAATGCTCCATACATATTAGTTTCTACGATAAATCGGAACACTAACAAAACTAAAAGCATTTGCAAAAAACCAATTAGAAAGCTAAAAGATAAATGCCCGAAATATAATTTAGTCCGGCTAATAGAAGCTAACTTTAGACGATTCCACACTCCTGTTCTTTTATCTTCCAATATAAATTGAACATTTGTTGAGATGGTATAAAATACAAAAAAGAGCATATAACCAAATAAACTTTGCAGAGCTCCATCATATCGAAAGGTCTGCTTTTCATTCATAGCGCTAATCTCGATTTCAAAGGCTTCCTCATCGTCTAAAATTCTATTCACTTCATTCCACTTATCCCTACCGCCAACTTCTACTATTCTTTTCTCAAAGGCCATTTCGTTATATGCAGCTTCTATCACTAAAGATACATTTCTAACGACATCTGTTTCTGCACTGCTCAAGACTGTATACGTAGACTCTGTAAGTAACACTCCTATTAAGTCAGGGTCTCCCTCTATCTTCTCTTCCAACTCAGTTTTAGATAGTGGATGAAAGGAATAATCCTCTAAATATTTTAATTTATCTAATACGTCACTACTTGTTTTGGAATGATCATTAGTGATAAAAATTGCTTGCTGGCCACCTACACCACCACTGAGAACATAGGCGAGGACAACTGTCATAAAGGTCATTGTTAGAAGAACCAACGGCTTTCGCTTTAAATTTTGAGCTCTTGCAATCCAAATGCCCTTCATGATGTCACACCTCTTTTAGGAAATACTATAATGGACAAGCTGACACATATTAATAGGCCGATATATAGCACATACATCTGTGGCCAAATCACACCAACTGAATCACCAGTTTGAATTGAAAGAATTGCTTTCATTGTGGCTCCGTTAGGGGTATAGCCACCGATGTCACCAAGCGTCTCGGATACATCACTAATCTTAAAGAAGGAGCCTCCTAAGAAGGAGAAAATAGTAATCACTAATCCATTAAACACATTAGCAATACCTTCAGTTCCCGTTTTAAATTGTAAGACGGTTAAAAGTGCTGAAAGTCCCCCGATAAATAAGCTGAAGCTAACAACTATTACAATCATAGCCTGTATGCCAATCCAGTCTATTCCCAGCACCAGGCTTCCATATAGCAATATAATCGCCTGTTGCAGTAACGCTACAATTGCCCCTGTTATAAATATAGAAAGAGTGTAATAGGTTGAGGATACTCCTGCTAAAAGGATTCGGTCATAAACCTTCCAATATACTTCCTGTAACGCAAATCCTGCCAAAAAGGAGGGTATATAAAGAGCAAACATTACTAGCATTCCCACAGAGTAATAAACGGAAGATGGAATAGTTCGTTCTCCCTCATTCATTAAATGCTCTAATTTTTGTACTGCAATTGTTTGACCTATTACTTCGTTTGGAGTTATACCCACTTTATTTAAAGCCATTGACTGGCTATACCCTTTTTTCCACTCCTCAAGAATCGAAGCAATTATAGATGACCTTATTTCATTCTCTTGATTTAATAACAACTCAAAACTCGGCTTATTTCCTTGGTCAAAATAAGATTGTTTAATATAATCTAATCTGAAATTATCAGGAATGACTAAGATACCATCCACATTATTACTCTTTCTTAAATCTTCTAGATTAGATATATCTTCGTTAGTCGTTTTTACATATTTCTCCATTTCCTTAGAGAGGAGAATTGAATTTTGCAAAACATTAGTAGGATCGTTTTCTTCAAACGTTTGCAAAAGAGTATTAAGAGTTGACCCTTCCAGTCCAGACTCTTTTAGAAAGGCTGTAATAGATGCCTGTTCCTTCTCCCAGCTAGTTTCATCTATAATTACCAAGTGAGCCTGAATAGCAGAAGATCCGTCTGTATCCATGATCCCAGCCAAGGCTGATGATAAAATAGTAATCAAGATAATAGGCATAGCTAAAAGGATAATAAACGGCTGCTTATTACGAACAATCACCTTTAGTTGCTTACTAATTAAGTTAAAAAGCATTCTATTTCCCCCTAGTCTCTCAAAGCTCTTCCTGTTAAATGTAAAAAAACATCCTCGAGAGAAGGAATTTTAACTACTGCAGAAGTAATCGTCACTTCGTTTTCGGCAGCAACTGCAAAAATACTTGATAATGGCTCCATAAACTTAGAAAGAGAGACTAAAAGCTTTTCTTCTTCCCTGTGGATGTTAGCAGTTGGAAAATGCTTCTGTAAGCTTTCCTCAAATGCAACTGAAAGTGAATGTCCTTTTAACTCAATTGTTTGTTGGTCGGAAACTAAAGACTTTAATTCCTCTTTTGTTCCCGATGCAATAATTTCACCTTGGTCCATAATGTATATCTTTTCGCAAAGCAGCTCTACCTCTTCTATATAGTGACTTGTGTAAAGTAACGTCATACCTTCCTCTACTAGCTGCTTTACGGCCTCTAATATGTAAGCACGAGACTGAGGATCTATTCCTACAGTAGGCTCATCCATAATGAGAAAGGAAGGCTTATGTAGTAAAGCCGCTCCAATGTTAAGTCTACGCTTCATCCCACCGGAAAAGGTTTTTACTCTGTCCTTTCTCCGGTCACTTAAACCAATCTTTTCAAGCACATCCTCCACCCGTGTTTCTAAATTTTTTCCTTTCAGCCCATAAATTCGTCCAAAAAACTCTAGGTTTTCTTGTGCTGTAAGCTCTGGGTACAAGGCTATTTCTTGAGGTACCACCCCTAAATTCTTACGAAGCATTTGAGGATTCTCCTCAATGGAAGTCCCATTCCAAAGAACAGTTCCACTTGTAGGCTTCATTAATGATGAAAGCATGGATATAGTAGTTGATTTTCCTGCTCCATTCGGACCTAACAGTCCAATTGATTCTCCTTCACCAAGTTCCAAATTTATCTTTTTCACTACTTCTTTTGTTTTAAACTTCTTCTGAAGATTTTTTGCTTGAAGCATTTTTCCCATCTCCTTAAGTCTAAATTCCCACCTTGATTATATCAGACTATTCAAACACCTTATATGTATATTTCATTTTGCTAATTACTTATGCTTATAGGTTTACTCAATATGTTACAATTCTTCTTTCTTTTAACTAAATCGGCTATACTAGAAAAGACAGATATAAAAGGGTTGGGGGTGTAATTTTGGCTGCAAGTATATATGGTTTTGTTGGTACAGGCATACTAATTTTAAATATTTCTTTAGCGATTGCCTTGATATTTTTAGAGAGACGAGATGCGTCCTCCACCTGGGCTTGGATTTTAGTTCTATTCTTTATCCCCATCCTAGGTTTCGGTATTTATTTACTGTTTGGAAGAAGATTGCGACGCAAAACCCTTTTTCGCTGGGAAGGGAAAAGTAAAATAGGTATCGATAAATTAATTGAGTTTCAAATGGAAGCTATTGAAGATGAATCCTTTGATTTTAGATTGGATGACGCTAGTCATTACAAAGATTTGATTATTATGCATCTTAATAATAACCATGCCGTTTTAACACAAGATAACAAAGTGGATATCTTTACAGACGGGCGTGAAAAGTTTGATGCCCTCTTGTTCGACTTAGAAAATGCAAAGGACCATATACACATTCAATACTATATTTTCCGTTTAGATAATTTAGGACAAGAGATTTATAAGGTTCTACTAGCAAAAGCTAAACAAGGAGTAAAGGTTCGCATACTGTACGACGATACAGGCTCTCGCTCTTTACGAAAGCGACACTTTCATGAGCTCATTAAGTTAGGGGGACGCGTGGAAGCATTCTTTCCATCCATTCTTCCATTGATTAATCCGCGGATGAACTACCGAAACCACCGCAAAATAGTAGTCATTGATGGACGAATTGGGTACATAGGAGGATTCAACGTCGGTGATGAATACTTAGGTAAGAAAAAGAAATTTGGTTACTGGAGAGATACTCACCTTAGAATTGAAGGAAGCTCCGTTCATCCGCTCCAAACTCGTTTTATACTCGATTGGAATCAAGCTTCTGCAGAACACGATATCGAATATTCCGATCGTTTTTTCCCAGCTATCCCATTGAAAGGTTCTGTTGGATTACAGATTGTTTCGAGTGGACCTGATTCTGAGTGGGAGCAAATTAAAAATGGTTATTTAAAATTAATCATGATGGCAAAGAAATACATTTATATTCAGTCCCCCTATTTCATACCAGATGCTAGCTTTATGGATACTCTCCGGGTAGCTTGTCTTTCAGGGATAGACGTAAGAATTATGATACCTAACAAGCCTGACCATTTATTTGTATACTGGGCAACCTATTCATATGTTGGAGAGCTTATCAAAGCTGGGGCAAAAGTATTCATTTATGAAAATGGATTCCTACACACGAAAATGATTGTTATTGATGATGAAGCTTCTACTGTAGGTACTGCTAATATTGACGTTCGAAGTTTCAAGTTAAATTTCGAGGTAAACGCATTTATTTATGACAATGAAACTTCCCATCAATTAGCGGAGTTATTTGAAGAGGATATGAAGCTTTCTACTGAACTTACATGGGAACTTTATGAAAAACGGTCGACTATGATTAAGTTTAAGGAATCACTTGCTCGACTGATATCTCCAATTTTATAAAACGATGATTTAAGCCATTGCCTTAATACAAGAAAAAGATCCCACGAATGATGGGATCTTTTTCTTATATGCCTAAATATTCTTCTAATGTTGTATTTGCTTCATATATTTTAGCTGCATGGTCCAATCCTATATATCTAAAATGCCAAGGCTCATACATATACCCTGTAATTTTTTCTTTTTCATTCGGAAAACGCATAATAAATCCATATTTATGGGCGTTAGATGCTACCCATTGGCCAGCTGGCGTCTCTCCAAAGCTCTCTCTTGCGAAGTGCTGCTCAAAGTGTAATTCTCCGATATCGAATGCAAGCCCAGTTTGATGCTCAGAGTATCCAGGGCGAGCGCTATATCGATCTGCCGCTTCCACTCCATCATTGCTCACATATCTATTATATAGCTGCTGTTGATAGTCAAAAGAACGGTATGTACTAAATGCTACTAATTCGTAACCGGAAAGCCTTGCTTCAGCTGCCATTGCTTCGAAAGCTTGTCTTGCTTCTTTACTTTCCCCAGGTGCATAAGTGGCAGGTAGGGGATATTGCTTGCTTGCTATTAAAATTCCATCTATATAGGTTGGCTCGGCAGGTAAAGTTTCATTGCCTTCATAACCTTTTGCCCCTGAACGATCTACTTCTTCTATAGGCTCCTCTACAATTGGAGGCTCCTCTTTTACTGGATCTTTTGCTTCCTCTATTACTTGCGTTGGTTTCTCTAGTTCAACCTCAGGTTTTTCTTCCTGAACTGTAATACCTAACGCCCTTAAACTTTTATCTATATTCCAATCATTTATACCAATCCATCCCACGGCAGTTACAACTATTAAACCCAAAATAATAGTAGCTACAATTTTTGGCCACTTTCTTTTCTTTTTTGCCTTCATTAAACTAAATCTTGATTGCATCCCTTGCTCTTCCTTCTTTCCAATTAGCGATATTACTAGTTTAACATTTTTCATAGAACTTATCCCTAATCAATTTAAAATGCTTTATAATGTTATTAAACTCGTTTCAAAATTGTAACTTATGCGGAAATAAATTCGCACCAAAAATTAAATCTAGACAGTTATTACAGCTAGCTAACTCATTTACTTAGCTTTAATAAGTCGAAAGTAAAGAGGTCATTCTATGAAGTCTCAAAAATGGTTATCCATTAATTTTTTCACATTTTTCTTCACATGGGGAGTTTTTATGCCCTATTGGACCGGTTATCTAACCAATGCTAAAGGTCTGAGTGTCACCTCCGCTAGTATTATTATGGGTGCTGGAATGCTTGCAAGAGCCTTTTCCACGTTTGCCTTATTCCCACGAGCTACTAGTAAGTATAGTATGCAGAAGGTGCTTCGCTTGCTCGCGTTACTTTCCTTTGCAGCACTTGTTTTATACATACCCTTTAATTCTTTTTATTCTTTATTAACTATTACTGTTTTGTTTAGCTTAATCTATCCTAACTTATTACCTGCTATGGAGAGTAGTGCATCCATTCTCATGCAAAAGGACAAAGTTCACTATGGAAAAAGCCGTTCGTTTGGATCAGTCGGCTTCATGGTTGCCCTGTTGTTTATCGGAGGAGTAACTGCTATATGGGACGAGCAAGCAATACTCTGGACGATGTTAGCTGCACTTGCAATCATCATGCTGACCTACTCTAGACCAATGCCAGCCTCTTTGAGTGAAATACCCTTGAGAACAACAAAAGAAAACTCTGTTAAATGGAAAGAACTTTTTACTTCTAAGCAATTTATCATTATTTTAACGTTAACTGTACTTATACAGGGGTCTCACGCATCATATAATAATTATGGATTTATTTATCTTCAGGATATCGGGGTCAACAGCCTTTATATCGGAATCATTTTAAATGTTGCTGTTATATTTGAAATTGTATTCTTTCTTATTGCTGACAAGTTATTTTCAAGTAAGAAAGTATCTTGGATGTTTCTCTTAGCCGGGATTGGCGCCACCATTCGTTGGATTGGAATCTATCTATTTCCATCGGTTTGGATGTTTATCCTCACTCAGGCACTACATTCCGTTTCTTTTGGAGTTGCACATTATGCCTTTATTCAATATATATCTAGAACACTAGACAAAAGGCTCATACCTGCTGCCCAAGGAATTTATGCTGCTCTATCCATGAGTTTAAGTAGTGCCGTCCTAACACTAGCTGGTGGTTATTTATATGATATAGAACCAAAACTAGCCTTTTTAGGAATGGCATTTTGCACGGTTCCAGCTATTATACTCATTGTTCTGTCTAGAAAAAAGTTTAGCTATTAAATCTTAAAGAACTTTAAACAAAACAAGAAAAGCGCAAGCGCCTATGTCTGCCCCGACAGGCAAATGGAGAAAAGCGAGGAGGCAGTTCCTCAGCCACCGGAGCTTTTATCCATTTGACCCCGAGGGGCAAGGTGGTGGAGCTAGACATCAATTTATCCACAGATTCAAAACTTTATAATTTCCTAAACAATAAAGAAAACGTGAAATCATCTACACATGATTTCACGTTTTTTTTAGGTAATTGTTAGAAATAATACGAGTACAAATAGGACAGCGAAAACGATTGCCATTGTTTTCATCCATTTCGCCTCTCGTTCATGCCCTTTTTCCTTAAATACAATAGCTCTGTAACCATTACTTAAGACAAAGATAAGAGTCATAAACAAAACAGCTAAATT harbors:
- the cls gene encoding cardiolipin synthase, with translation MAASIYGFVGTGILILNISLAIALIFLERRDASSTWAWILVLFFIPILGFGIYLLFGRRLRRKTLFRWEGKSKIGIDKLIEFQMEAIEDESFDFRLDDASHYKDLIIMHLNNNHAVLTQDNKVDIFTDGREKFDALLFDLENAKDHIHIQYYIFRLDNLGQEIYKVLLAKAKQGVKVRILYDDTGSRSLRKRHFHELIKLGGRVEAFFPSILPLINPRMNYRNHRKIVVIDGRIGYIGGFNVGDEYLGKKKKFGYWRDTHLRIEGSSVHPLQTRFILDWNQASAEHDIEYSDRFFPAIPLKGSVGLQIVSSGPDSEWEQIKNGYLKLIMMAKKYIYIQSPYFIPDASFMDTLRVACLSGIDVRIMIPNKPDHLFVYWATYSYVGELIKAGAKVFIYENGFLHTKMIVIDDEASTVGTANIDVRSFKLNFEVNAFIYDNETSHQLAELFEEDMKLSTELTWELYEKRSTMIKFKESLARLISPIL
- a CDS encoding M15 family metallopeptidase, producing MKNVKLVISLIGKKEEQGMQSRFSLMKAKKKRKWPKIVATIILGLIVVTAVGWIGINDWNIDKSLRALGITVQEEKPEVELEKPTQVIEEAKDPVKEEPPIVEEPIEEVDRSGAKGYEGNETLPAEPTYIDGILIASKQYPLPATYAPGESKEARQAFEAMAAEARLSGYELVAFSTYRSFDYQQQLYNRYVSNDGVEAADRYSARPGYSEHQTGLAFDIGELHFEQHFARESFGETPAGQWVASNAHKYGFIMRFPNEKEKITGYMYEPWHFRYIGLDHAAKIYEANTTLEEYLGI
- a CDS encoding 3-phenylpropionate MFS transporter — encoded protein: MKSQKWLSINFFTFFFTWGVFMPYWTGYLTNAKGLSVTSASIIMGAGMLARAFSTFALFPRATSKYSMQKVLRLLALLSFAALVLYIPFNSFYSLLTITVLFSLIYPNLLPAMESSASILMQKDKVHYGKSRSFGSVGFMVALLFIGGVTAIWDEQAILWTMLAALAIIMLTYSRPMPASLSEIPLRTTKENSVKWKELFTSKQFIIILTLTVLIQGSHASYNNYGFIYLQDIGVNSLYIGIILNVAVIFEIVFFLIADKLFSSKKVSWMFLLAGIGATIRWIGIYLFPSVWMFILTQALHSVSFGVAHYAFIQYISRTLDKRLIPAAQGIYAALSMSLSSAVLTLAGGYLYDIEPKLAFLGMAFCTVPAIILIVLSRKKFSY